One stretch of Thermanaerosceptrum fracticalcis DNA includes these proteins:
- a CDS encoding MBL fold metallo-hydrolase RNA specificity domain-containing protein: MYIQFYGAAGTVTGSCFLITTKNERFLVDCGMFQGSKELKENNYKDFPFNPSEIDFVVLTHAHIDHSGLIPKLYKKGFQGLVHTTKATRELCAVVLPDSGHIQEMEVERKNRKFLRMGYSLIEPIYTVKDAETCLQNFKGYHYEEMIEITPNVKVRFQDAGHILGSALIEVYLTEDGISKKIVFSGDIGNINQPIVDDPTVIREADIIVMESTYGNRYHLEAEDRLEILTRVVKNTMKKGGNLIIPAFAVERTQDLIYHLMELKDKGVLPELNIYIDSPMAVEATEVFTRNPQFFDEEALAIFQKKGGQNLFTGEGIHYVRTAEESMQLNKIKSGAVIISASGMAEAGRIKHHLKHNLWRPECTVLFVGYQAEGTLGRRILDGEKKVKIHGEEVAVKADIVRIDGFSAHADQKGLVEWLKGFQKTPDKVFLVHGEEDALNTLQRVILSETGIRAEIPHYGARYDIASDTMANEDTNIFKAIPATTSQELLHAFNTIKRRIEELAKMPEKDTRLLQRLLAQVHEVEREINKAV; the protein is encoded by the coding sequence TTGTACATTCAATTTTATGGAGCGGCGGGAACTGTAACAGGTTCATGTTTTCTCATTACCACAAAGAATGAACGATTTTTGGTAGATTGTGGTATGTTTCAGGGGTCTAAAGAATTAAAAGAAAACAATTATAAGGATTTTCCTTTTAACCCCTCGGAAATAGATTTTGTTGTGTTAACCCATGCCCATATTGACCATAGTGGTTTAATCCCCAAGCTTTATAAAAAAGGTTTTCAGGGTTTGGTTCATACAACTAAGGCCACCCGGGAATTATGCGCAGTGGTTTTACCGGACAGCGGTCATATTCAGGAAATGGAAGTTGAACGGAAAAACAGGAAGTTTTTAAGGATGGGTTATTCTTTGATCGAACCAATTTATACAGTAAAAGATGCAGAAACTTGCCTGCAAAATTTTAAAGGCTATCACTATGAAGAGATGATAGAGATCACGCCAAATGTTAAGGTTAGATTTCAAGATGCAGGACATATTTTGGGTTCTGCTTTGATTGAAGTTTATCTTACGGAAGACGGCATCAGTAAAAAAATTGTTTTCTCTGGGGATATAGGGAATATCAACCAGCCCATCGTGGATGATCCCACAGTCATCAGAGAGGCGGACATCATAGTCATGGAATCTACCTATGGGAACCGTTACCACCTGGAAGCAGAGGATAGGCTGGAAATTCTTACACGTGTCGTAAAGAATACCATGAAAAAGGGCGGTAATTTAATTATTCCTGCTTTTGCCGTAGAAAGAACCCAAGATCTTATTTACCATCTCATGGAATTAAAGGACAAAGGGGTTTTACCGGAACTCAACATCTATATTGATAGTCCTATGGCTGTAGAGGCTACAGAGGTATTTACCAGAAATCCACAGTTCTTTGATGAGGAGGCCCTGGCCATTTTTCAGAAAAAAGGTGGGCAAAACCTTTTCACGGGTGAAGGGATCCATTATGTACGTACGGCAGAGGAGTCTATGCAACTTAATAAGATAAAGAGCGGGGCTGTGATTATCTCTGCCAGCGGGATGGCTGAGGCCGGCAGGATAAAACACCATCTTAAGCATAATCTCTGGCGTCCTGAATGCACTGTCCTCTTTGTAGGTTACCAGGCGGAAGGAACATTGGGCAGGCGTATCCTGGACGGCGAAAAAAAGGTGAAAATCCATGGTGAAGAGGTTGCTGTCAAAGCGGATATTGTAAGGATTGATGGCTTTTCAGCCCATGCTGATCAAAAAGGTTTGGTGGAATGGTTAAAGGGTTTTCAAAAAACACCAGATAAGGTTTTCCTGGTTCACGGAGAAGAAGATGCCCTTAATACCCTGCAAAGAGTAATTCTAAGTGAAACCGGTATAAGAGCCGAGATTCCTCATTATGGAGCAAGATATGATATTGCCAGTGATACAATGGCTAATGAGGACACTAACATCTTTAAAGCGATTCCGGCAACAACCAGC
- a CDS encoding HD-GYP domain-containing protein has product MRHLWPFVIGIDIVAAAIIFYSLRGPLIDSMNIIWQLLFALLFILAELYPLNINQDGDMTVSSSLQIAALLIAGLKVTLIGLVIGGIVYGLIQKRPLIKTCFNTAQTIISSAVTYYVFTAVGGQAGLLTAHALIMPVAYMLPNTLLVSWILSLSQRLPLWLTWLELNKDTVAHSAILGIGGLTFAGLVLSYGWLGSLLVIVLIIFLRTILYQASLNLRTMQARFVQTVKVLMTALELRDPYTHGHSSRVAVWSRKIAQEMGLAPKEVEMIEMGGLMHDVGKVGVPDTILNKQGKLDSDEFELIKNHTTFGEQILLGMEGMETVASMARQHHLYYNGDKRGYNDQVVGENIFIGSRILGVADAWDAMTTDRPYRKALSLEKAVIELIKNKGTQFDPQVVNAFLRVLQREGVIPTEQTLLEILEKKQIYYAPTQAK; this is encoded by the coding sequence ATGAGGCATCTTTGGCCTTTCGTAATTGGAATTGACATTGTTGCTGCGGCTATCATTTTTTACAGCCTCAGGGGTCCCTTGATTGACTCAATGAATATTATCTGGCAGTTACTGTTTGCTTTATTGTTTATCCTGGCCGAATTATACCCACTAAACATTAACCAAGACGGCGATATGACGGTAAGCAGTTCATTGCAAATTGCCGCCTTATTAATTGCGGGGTTAAAGGTAACACTTATCGGCCTGGTAATCGGGGGGATTGTTTATGGCCTTATTCAGAAACGTCCCCTTATTAAAACTTGCTTTAATACAGCGCAAACCATCATTTCCTCTGCTGTTACGTATTATGTGTTTACAGCAGTGGGTGGACAAGCAGGGCTTTTGACGGCCCATGCCTTAATCATGCCGGTTGCCTATATGCTTCCTAATACGCTCCTGGTTTCCTGGATTCTATCTTTATCACAGCGACTGCCCCTTTGGCTAACTTGGTTGGAGTTAAACAAGGATACCGTTGCCCACAGCGCCATTTTGGGAATCGGAGGGCTCACTTTCGCCGGGTTAGTGCTTTCATACGGTTGGCTGGGCAGCTTATTAGTCATTGTGCTTATTATTTTTTTGCGGACAATTTTATATCAGGCCAGTCTTAATCTTCGTACCATGCAAGCACGTTTTGTCCAGACTGTTAAAGTTCTGATGACGGCCTTGGAATTACGGGACCCTTATACCCATGGTCACTCCAGCCGTGTGGCGGTGTGGTCCCGTAAAATAGCGCAGGAAATGGGGTTAGCGCCCAAAGAAGTGGAAATGATTGAAATGGGTGGACTTATGCATGATGTTGGTAAGGTTGGCGTACCTGATACCATTTTGAATAAACAGGGAAAATTAGATTCGGATGAATTTGAACTGATAAAGAACCATACCACCTTTGGTGAACAGATCTTGTTAGGTATGGAAGGAATGGAAACTGTCGCGTCTATGGCCAGACAACATCATCTTTACTATAACGGTGACAAACGAGGCTATAACGACCAGGTTGTGGGTGAGAATATATTTATTGGTTCCCGTATTTTGGGTGTGGCCGATGCCTGGGATGCCATGACAACAGACAGGCCCTACCGGAAAGCCCTTTCTCTCGAGAAGGCCGTAATCGAACTCATCAAAAATAAAGGAACCCAGTTTGACCCACAAGTGGTGAATGCCTTTCTTAGAGTACTACAGCGGGAAGGTGTTATCCCTACGGAGCAGACTTTGTTGGAAATCTTGGAAAAAAAACAAATTTATTATGCTCCCACCCAGGCAAAGTGA
- a CDS encoding DUF5317 domain-containing protein encodes MYIDIVVLGLLMGLLMGGRIKNLGRLPLRGTGWFILLGVIEASMQFTQTPERQFLYKSLIMFAGALMMLLLWANRHIPGVKLSLIGLFLNFLVMAANGGRMPVSQWAAVISGQSDYLPELLSDISARHVIIGSATKLVLLADIIPLPPPYPFPRVLSIGDVILFAGIIRIIIKGMLERKSAATAD; translated from the coding sequence GTGTACATCGATATTGTAGTGCTCGGTTTGTTAATGGGATTACTAATGGGAGGAAGAATTAAGAACTTGGGACGGTTACCCTTAAGGGGGACAGGCTGGTTTATACTCCTGGGAGTCATCGAAGCCAGCATGCAGTTTACTCAAACTCCGGAAAGACAGTTCCTTTATAAATCGTTAATTATGTTTGCTGGTGCCTTAATGATGTTGTTATTATGGGCTAACAGGCATATTCCCGGCGTCAAGTTAAGTTTAATCGGTCTTTTCTTAAATTTTCTTGTGATGGCGGCAAATGGCGGACGAATGCCTGTCTCTCAGTGGGCGGCAGTGATTTCAGGTCAATCAGATTATCTGCCTGAACTCCTTTCAGATATAAGCGCCCGTCACGTAATTATTGGGTCTGCCACAAAGCTGGTCTTACTGGCTGATATTATACCACTGCCCCCCCCTTACCCCTTTCCCAGAGTACTTTCCATCGGTGATGTAATACTTTTTGCAGGGATAATTAGAATTATCATTAAGGGTATGTTAGAGAGGAAGAGTGCGGCCACAGCCGATTAA
- a CDS encoding ECF transporter S component yields MKKNFWLIVILVVVSLLGISIISLDNINWAVLSAVILALALLAFFWRFEQKEVSAKEVALVATMAALAAVSRIPFAIIMSVQPTTFIVMITGYVFGVQTGFMVGALAALVSNFFLGQGPWTPWQMVCWGLCGVTAALLAKKEKEFNLRNFIILGAFWGYLFGWIMNIWHWVGFVYPLTLKTFMATYLASFPFDTLHALGNIGFSLTFGRTFYSILRRFKNKISVITLD; encoded by the coding sequence ATGAAAAAAAACTTTTGGCTAATCGTAATTCTTGTTGTTGTTTCTCTCTTGGGCATTAGTATTATCTCTTTAGACAATATCAATTGGGCAGTTCTTTCTGCGGTGATACTAGCGTTGGCTTTGCTTGCTTTTTTCTGGCGCTTTGAACAAAAGGAGGTCTCTGCCAAGGAAGTTGCACTAGTAGCGACCATGGCAGCCTTAGCCGCAGTTTCCAGGATCCCTTTTGCGATAATTATGAGTGTGCAACCCACCACTTTTATCGTAATGATTACTGGTTATGTTTTTGGAGTTCAGACAGGTTTTATGGTAGGAGCTCTGGCTGCACTGGTTTCTAATTTCTTTTTAGGGCAGGGGCCCTGGACACCCTGGCAGATGGTTTGCTGGGGCTTGTGTGGAGTGACAGCTGCCCTTCTAGCCAAAAAAGAAAAAGAGTTTAATCTAAGAAATTTTATCATTCTTGGAGCTTTCTGGGGCTATCTTTTTGGCTGGATTATGAATATATGGCACTGGGTTGGCTTTGTCTATCCCTTAACACTGAAAACCTTTATGGCTACTTATCTTGCCAGTTTTCCTTTTGATACTTTACATGCCCTTGGTAATATTGGTTTCTCTTTAACTTTTGGCCGCACATTTTACAGTATCTTGCGGCGCTTTAAAAATAAAATTAGTGTAATTACTTTAGATTAG
- a CDS encoding S-layer homology domain-containing protein, with product MVKSKIKYIVSLLLVFLLLMTNPVIAASGSADKQVAENIKKAVAYLAAVQNSDGGFPSEKGRKSSMGITAWVIMALRAAGEDVKSNKWMKGGRNPLDYLNTGSNLLEATNDYARTLLALTASKCGAEFNGIDLAEKIISFQRDNGQFAQPDLGELELVNSHMWAIIALASAGREIPNKDKAREWLLSQQNEDGGFGWALGGESDPDDTGVAITTLVLLGENPQDSTAIQKALKYLKKCQEADGGFVWTGQRSNAATDAWVIQGLVAVGEDPFSVGWQANGKNPVAHLLSLQNSDGSFSWMKDVVSSPVLMTAYAIMALAQRPFPVNIDFLQNSEGAQKYPFTDLDKHYWAYNPIMELIQAKVLGGYPDGTFRPENPVTRAEFTKFMVYGLGLAALESNSARHFKDVPMEHWAHTVISIAYDQGFVKGKTPETFDPEGKITGAELAAMLVRALPLDEQILIKAGPYWYSGSVDMALEKGLLYPSFDHKNYVTRAQCAYSIAKLRSLTKNQ from the coding sequence ATGGTTAAAAGCAAAATAAAATATATTGTTAGTTTACTACTGGTTTTCCTGCTTCTAATGACTAACCCGGTTATAGCCGCTTCGGGATCTGCTGACAAACAGGTAGCAGAGAATATTAAAAAAGCTGTTGCTTATTTGGCTGCTGTGCAAAATTCCGATGGTGGTTTTCCGAGTGAGAAAGGCCGTAAAAGCAGTATGGGTATAACGGCTTGGGTAATAATGGCCCTAAGGGCTGCAGGAGAAGATGTAAAAAGCAACAAATGGATGAAAGGTGGCCGAAATCCATTAGATTATCTTAATACAGGAAGTAATCTTCTTGAAGCCACGAATGATTATGCCAGGACTTTGTTAGCTTTAACGGCAAGTAAGTGTGGGGCTGAATTCAATGGCATCGATTTGGCTGAAAAAATCATTTCCTTTCAGCGGGACAATGGGCAATTTGCTCAACCAGACTTAGGGGAACTAGAACTTGTAAACAGCCATATGTGGGCTATTATTGCTTTGGCTTCTGCAGGACGGGAAATCCCTAATAAGGATAAAGCCAGGGAATGGCTTTTATCCCAGCAAAATGAGGATGGCGGATTTGGCTGGGCCCTTGGAGGGGAAAGTGATCCGGATGATACAGGAGTTGCCATAACGACTCTTGTGTTATTGGGAGAAAATCCCCAAGACTCTACGGCCATACAAAAGGCTCTTAAGTATTTAAAAAAGTGCCAGGAGGCCGACGGCGGTTTTGTATGGACAGGGCAAAGAAGTAATGCGGCTACTGATGCCTGGGTAATCCAAGGGCTTGTAGCTGTTGGAGAAGACCCTTTTAGTGTTGGTTGGCAAGCCAATGGAAAGAACCCTGTAGCCCATTTATTAAGTTTACAAAACAGTGACGGGTCTTTTAGCTGGATGAAGGATGTTGTCTCTTCGCCAGTACTGATGACTGCGTATGCTATAATGGCTTTGGCACAGAGACCTTTTCCAGTAAATATAGATTTTTTACAAAACTCTGAGGGTGCACAAAAGTATCCCTTTACCGATCTGGATAAACACTATTGGGCTTATAATCCTATAATGGAGTTAATCCAGGCTAAAGTTTTGGGTGGATACCCTGATGGTACTTTTCGACCGGAAAACCCTGTAACCAGGGCTGAATTTACCAAATTTATGGTTTATGGGCTAGGGCTTGCTGCCTTAGAAAGTAATTCTGCCCGGCATTTTAAGGATGTTCCTATGGAGCACTGGGCTCATACAGTCATCTCCATAGCCTATGACCAAGGATTTGTTAAAGGGAAAACGCCGGAAACCTTTGATCCTGAGGGGAAAATTACAGGCGCAGAACTTGCTGCTATGCTTGTGAGAGCACTCCCTTTAGATGAGCAGATTCTAATTAAAGCAGGTCCTTACTGGTATTCTGGGAGTGTAGACATGGCCTTGGAAAAAGGATTGTTATATCCAAGCTTTGACCATAAGAATTATGTCACCCGAGCCCAGTGCGCCTATAGTATTGCAAAACTAAGAAGCCTGACAAAAAACCAGTAA
- a CDS encoding ABC transporter ATP-binding protein, with protein MALVEVKDLTYYYPETDKPALDKINLSINEGEFVLIVGGSGSGKSSLVRALAGLIPDFYGGKYGGSVSIAGVELRQMGRESLVQKVGMVFQDPESQLVMTNVEQELAFGLENLGLPKSLMKRRIMEVAEALSLTPLLKSNTPELSGGLKQKVALASILAMQPDILILDEPTSQLDPVAGEEILTIIRRLNEDNGITVILIEQRLERCFHLADRFLVMEQGQIVYNHTDRGEIAKWAVENKSPFIPPLAKLFTVAGFSEIPLTVKEGRKLLKAVSSVSNQEFKKEESNPRTVSSGKKEPLVEIEKMWFAYENGTEALQNINFKIYPGDLIVLMGENAAGKTTLLKNIRGLLKPTRGKIKILHQDIRETSVEQLAGIVGYLSQNPNDYLFLPTVREELAFTLQNLCLKDNGKIDKWLERLDLTRYAMSNPRDLSSGERQRVALASVLVAEPQLILLDEPTRGLDYELKNNLGQLLLELQKEGKALLVVTHDVEFAAEFAQEVVLMTQGTIIARGSKYEMLTQSTFYSPQVSKLFNKFDDTVVTLREGEQALKRLIIAARNLY; from the coding sequence ATGGCCCTTGTTGAAGTCAAGGATTTGACTTACTATTATCCAGAAACGGATAAGCCAGCGCTAGATAAGATAAATCTTTCTATCAATGAGGGAGAATTTGTACTGATAGTAGGCGGTTCCGGCAGTGGAAAGTCTTCTTTGGTCAGGGCTTTAGCTGGACTTATACCTGACTTTTATGGCGGGAAATATGGCGGCAGTGTTAGTATTGCTGGTGTTGAGTTAAGGCAGATGGGTAGAGAGAGCCTTGTACAAAAGGTTGGCATGGTATTTCAAGATCCTGAAAGCCAGCTTGTCATGACCAATGTGGAACAGGAACTGGCCTTTGGCTTAGAAAATCTGGGCTTACCCAAGAGCCTCATGAAAAGAAGGATTATGGAAGTTGCGGAGGCTTTAAGTTTAACTCCTTTACTAAAAAGTAATACTCCCGAATTATCAGGGGGGTTAAAACAAAAAGTAGCCCTTGCTTCCATTCTGGCTATGCAGCCGGATATTTTAATCCTGGACGAACCCACTTCCCAACTGGACCCAGTGGCTGGAGAAGAAATACTCACCATCATTAGAAGATTGAATGAAGATAACGGCATTACGGTTATTCTGATAGAACAAAGGCTGGAAAGGTGTTTTCATCTGGCTGACAGGTTTTTAGTAATGGAACAGGGCCAGATTGTTTATAACCATACTGATCGGGGAGAAATCGCCAAATGGGCTGTAGAGAATAAGAGCCCCTTTATTCCGCCCTTGGCCAAGCTCTTTACTGTTGCTGGGTTTTCAGAAATCCCCCTAACAGTTAAGGAAGGGAGAAAATTGTTAAAAGCAGTTTCTTCAGTTAGTAACCAAGAATTTAAAAAAGAAGAGAGTAACCCTAGAACTGTTAGCTCAGGCAAGAAAGAACCTTTGGTAGAAATTGAAAAAATGTGGTTTGCCTACGAAAACGGCACCGAAGCTTTACAAAATATTAATTTCAAAATTTATCCAGGAGACCTGATTGTTTTAATGGGAGAGAATGCTGCCGGGAAGACTACTTTATTAAAAAACATCAGGGGTCTACTAAAACCTACAAGGGGAAAAATAAAAATTTTACACCAGGATATCCGCGAAACAAGTGTAGAACAGCTGGCGGGGATAGTGGGTTATTTATCTCAGAATCCCAACGACTATCTTTTTTTGCCGACAGTTAGGGAAGAGCTGGCTTTTACCTTACAAAACCTTTGTTTAAAGGATAATGGTAAGATTGATAAATGGCTGGAAAGGTTAGATTTAACCAGGTATGCCATGTCAAACCCCAGGGATTTAAGCTCTGGTGAAAGACAGAGAGTAGCTTTAGCTTCTGTATTGGTAGCCGAGCCTCAGCTTATCCTTCTGGATGAACCAACCAGAGGTCTAGATTATGAATTAAAGAATAACCTTGGTCAATTATTATTAGAATTACAAAAAGAAGGTAAAGCCCTTTTGGTAGTGACCCATGATGTAGAATTTGCGGCAGAATTTGCCCAAGAAGTTGTTTTAATGACCCAGGGTACTATTATAGCCAGGGGCAGTAAGTATGAGATGTTGACCCAGTCTACTTTTTATTCGCCCCAGGTTAGTAAATTATTTAACAAATTCGATGATACAGTAGTAACTCTTAGGGAAGGAGAGCAGGCTTTAAAAAGGCTTATCATTGCTGCGAGAAATTTATATTAA
- a CDS encoding energy-coupling factor transporter transmembrane component T family protein — protein sequence MFIYRERDNLIYRIHPLTSIFYIFTIALLSLVFSHPVFLLALFLALGMVIVSAEITREWVTCLKFSLGFILIIIMVNCLFVRAGTTVLLVGPVMPGIGKIRITLEALCYGAGMGLRFFVIISAFCLYTHAVHPDKVLKLLGKWGNKTVLALSLATRLFPLMTSDFQRIMEVQRCRGVNFQENHWQKKLKKLVPVINIMLLSSLERSFQLAESMQVRGYGLGKRSHYTEELWHPRDILIITFVAIGIIMGTWLVFAGWTSYRYYPRLQPVDLQEIVMAGFLSIFFIFPACLNWGWKKWPLLKSRI from the coding sequence ATGTTTATTTACAGAGAAAGAGATAATCTAATTTATAGAATCCATCCTTTAACCTCAATTTTCTATATCTTTACAATAGCCCTGTTATCTTTGGTTTTTTCCCATCCGGTTTTTCTTTTGGCCCTTTTTCTGGCCCTGGGTATGGTTATAGTATCTGCAGAAATTACCAGGGAGTGGGTAACCTGTCTCAAATTTAGCCTGGGCTTTATTTTAATTATTATAATGGTAAACTGTCTTTTTGTAAGAGCTGGTACTACGGTACTCTTAGTAGGGCCAGTCATGCCGGGAATCGGGAAGATTAGAATAACTTTGGAGGCTCTGTGCTATGGAGCAGGGATGGGGTTGAGATTTTTCGTTATTATCAGTGCTTTCTGTCTATATACACATGCTGTTCATCCCGATAAAGTTTTAAAGCTTTTAGGCAAGTGGGGCAACAAAACAGTACTGGCATTGAGTCTTGCAACTCGCTTGTTCCCTTTAATGACCAGTGATTTTCAAAGAATTATGGAAGTGCAGCGCTGCCGGGGAGTAAACTTTCAGGAAAATCATTGGCAGAAAAAACTTAAAAAACTTGTGCCTGTCATTAACATTATGCTTTTGTCCAGTCTGGAAAGGTCTTTTCAGCTTGCTGAATCCATGCAGGTCAGAGGATATGGTTTGGGCAAGAGGTCCCATTATACTGAGGAATTATGGCATCCTAGAGATATTCTGATTATTACCTTTGTTGCTATAGGTATTATTATGGGAACCTGGTTAGTCTTTGCCGGCTGGACTAGTTACCGGTATTATCCCAGGTTACAGCCAGTAGATTTACAAGAGATCGTAATGGCTGGATTTCTGAGTATCTTCTTCATATTTCCTGCCTGTCTGAACTGGGGGTGGAAAAAATGGCCCTTGTTGAAGTCAAGGATTTGA
- a CDS encoding DUF4430 domain-containing protein: MKRSVLLAILLLGLVVCLAGCDKHNQDRNLLTDGKEKTQAPVNTNVDEGKLANAQIPVSEKHGRENNVTTAKNEKIEVIVTKDFGKEKLLEVKVNFKKNMSVMDALLLAGADVKTSYGGGFVSGINGLLTDTGGVSGVRKDWFYYVNGIFADVGALDYEPKPGEIIWWDYHPWKLSQGIPAVVGCFPEPFLHGFRGQVKKTTIMCGSGETELAIKLKESMKDYGILRVDVQEINAEMLTQREGPTILIGEWEKLKDIAWMKELNNAYKKNGTFIHFTESSIELLDYQGEGVKKLQGSAGVIVATGEGSGDDSPLWLISGTDRRGFEEAVDVLVKCPQKIMGMYSAVVLPGEIIRLPLLRD, encoded by the coding sequence ATGAAAAGATCAGTACTTCTTGCCATCCTACTGCTGGGTTTGGTAGTGTGTCTTGCTGGGTGCGATAAACATAATCAAGACCGTAATTTGCTGACTGACGGAAAAGAAAAGACTCAAGCACCGGTAAACACAAATGTGGATGAAGGAAAACTTGCCAATGCCCAAATACCTGTAAGCGAGAAGCATGGCAGAGAAAACAATGTAACAACTGCTAAAAATGAAAAAATAGAAGTAATAGTAACTAAGGATTTTGGAAAAGAGAAACTCTTAGAGGTTAAAGTTAATTTTAAAAAAAATATGTCTGTAATGGATGCCCTTCTTCTGGCCGGCGCTGATGTAAAGACCTCTTACGGAGGTGGGTTTGTCAGCGGTATTAATGGCTTATTGACAGATACTGGCGGGGTATCAGGTGTAAGAAAAGATTGGTTTTACTATGTTAACGGGATTTTTGCTGACGTTGGAGCTTTAGATTACGAACCCAAACCGGGTGAAATCATCTGGTGGGATTATCATCCCTGGAAGCTGTCTCAAGGTATACCTGCTGTTGTCGGCTGTTTTCCTGAACCATTTTTGCACGGCTTTAGGGGTCAAGTTAAGAAGACTACCATCATGTGTGGTTCTGGCGAAACAGAGCTGGCTATAAAATTAAAAGAAAGCATGAAAGATTACGGTATTTTAAGAGTTGATGTACAGGAGATTAATGCTGAAATGCTTACGCAGAGAGAAGGCCCCACTATCCTTATCGGCGAATGGGAGAAGCTAAAAGATATTGCCTGGATGAAAGAATTAAACAATGCTTACAAAAAAAATGGCACCTTTATTCACTTTACAGAAAGTAGTATCGAATTATTGGACTATCAGGGGGAAGGGGTTAAGAAATTGCAGGGGAGTGCCGGAGTAATCGTTGCTACTGGTGAAGGCAGCGGTGATGACAGTCCGCTTTGGCTTATTTCTGGTACGGATAGAAGAGGTTTTGAGGAAGCTGTAGATGTTTTAGTTAAGTGTCCCCAAAAAATTATGGGCATGTACAGTGCTGTTGTTTTGCCCGGAGAGATTATTAGACTACCTTTGTTGAGGGATTAA